Sequence from the Mycobacterium florentinum genome:
GGCGTGGTCCGCGAACTGCTGTCCAATGTTGTGCACCACTCGAACGCTCAGCACGCATCGGTCACGCTCGGGATCACCGACCGCAGATGTGTGTTGAACGTGACCGATGATGGGGTCGGATTCGACGGTGAGACCATGGCGCGCCGTCTGGGGGAGGGCCACATCGGATTGGAATCGCATCGGACGCGGGTGGATGCGGCCGGCGGCATCTTCCTCTTCCTCGATGCCCCGGTGGGCACTCACATCTGCGTGGAAATGCCGCTGAAGTCGTGACCCGCGCGGGTGCCGTTCCGATAGCAACCGCGCGCGAGACTTAAACCATTGCGGCCCCGCACGGCGTGTCGCCGCCAAGGTTTAAGTGTCGCGGTGACAGGCCACGGCTACCGCAGGTCGACGGACTTCCCGGTGGCCGCGGCGTAGCCCGCGCGGTAACCGAAAACCATTGCCGGACCGATGGTTCCGCCGGCGCCGCCGTAGGCCCGTCCGGTCGCACCGGCCATCGCATTGCCCGCGGCGAACAGGCCCGGGATGGGCTCCCCGCTGACGTGCAGCACCCGACCGTCGTGGTCGGTGCGCGGCCCGCCCTTGGTGCCCATCGCACCGATGCACACCGGCACCGCGTAATACGGCGCGGTGTCGATCGGGCCGAGCGTCTTTCCGGCGGCCGTGGTGGCGCTGTCGTCGCCCCAATAGCCGTCGTACGCACTGGAACCGCGGCCGAAGTCGGGATCGGCATCCGCGGCGACGTGACGGTTCCACTGCTCGATCGTGCGGATCAGACCCTCGGCGTCGATACCGGTCTTGGCGCCCAGTTCATTGAGGTCCGCGGATTCGCAGAACCAGTCGGGTACCGGCTCGCCAGGAGCGATACCCAGAAATCCATAGCGCTGCAAGTGAACTGAATCGAACACCATCCAGCCGCGATCGTTGACGTACCCGCCCCGGGGGTCCAGGTAGTGGAACGCCCCGGCCATCGAGTTGTAATCGCATGCCTCGTTGACGAATCGGTGCCCGGCCTGGTTGACGATGATGCTTCTCGGCCGCGTCCGCTCCAGTCGCACGCTGCGGCTGCGCTGCTTGCCCTCGATGGTGTCGCCGGGGATCTGCACGATCGGGACCCACCACGCCTCGCCCATGTTGGCCAGATCCGCGCCGTGGGCCATTGCCATCCGCAGCCCGTCGCCGGTGTTGTTCGGCGGCGAGACCGCACCGTGCATCGGGCCGCGCAGGAAGGCTTGTACCAGACTCGGATCCCATTCGAAGCCACCGACACCCAGGACCACCCCTCGGCGCGCGCGCACGTTGATGCGCTTGCCGGCCAGGGCAATTCGAACACCGGTGATTTCGCCGTCCTCGGCAATGAGTTCCTCGGCGCGGGCGTTGGTCCGCGGTGTTACCCCGGCGTCGAGTAATCCCTTGAGCAGCCCCGCGATCAGCGCGGTGCCGGCGACACACAGATCGCTGCCCTCCTCGACCGTGACGTGCAGGCGCGCCCGGGTTTCGGCATCGATACCGACGTTGGACCAGTCGGCGGGAAACGACGTGATCCGATTGCCCCACTCGCCGATCTGGTTCAGGTCGAAGGGGCCCGCACTCAGCGACCGGCCCCCCTTCGGCTGCCCGCCCGGCAGCTCCGGGCGGTAATCGGGGAAACCGGCGGCGATTTCGAAGCGCAGGGCGCTGTGGCCCTCGACGAATTCCAACATCCTCGGGCCGGTCCGCACGAACGTCTCGACCAGCGCGTCGTCCATCGTGCCGAAGGACTGTGCGCGCAGGTAGCGCAGCGCGTCGGTTTCCGTCAATTCGCCTTCGGGAGAACGGTTATGGGCGGGGATCCACACGACGCCACCCGAGACCGCGGTGGTCCCGCCGACGGTCGGGGCCTTCTCGAACACCGCGACGGAGGCGCCGGCGGCCACCGCCGACAGTGCGGCGGTCAGCCCGGCCCCGCCGGTGCCGAGCACGACGACATCGACTTCGGAGTCCCAAGACATCAACTGCAATCCCTTCAGCTCAGCAGCTCGGACAACTGCTTGGCGGCTTTGACGACCGCCTCCCGGCCGCGCATCACGACGTCTTCCCGGTGGGAGATGAGGTTGATGCAAGTCGGGGGGGACGGTGCCGGGCGGTCGACGGCCACGGCCAGGCCGTAGGTGTTCGGTTCGATCTCGCCGTAGGTCGTCACCCAGCCACGCTCGCGCGCTCGGGACACCAGATCCCGTTCGCCCGGGCGCGGGGGCAGGCTTGCGAGCAAGGCGATTCCGGCGGCCCCGCGATCGAGCGGATACCGGCTGCCCTCGTGGAAGGACAGTTGGTAGGCGACGTGGCTCGGCACGATCACCGCGACCGCCACCTGCTGATCGCCCTCGGCGACGAGCAACGACACCGTGGTGCCCAGCTCGTCGGCCAGGGCACGCAGCGTCGGCAGGCTCAGCTGGCGCACATTGCGGTCGAACGAGGCGCCGAGCACCGCGAGGCCGGCGGCCGGCCGGTAGCGCCCGTCTTCTCCCTTGGCCACCAACCGAAATTGGGCCAGTGTCGACAGCAGGCGGTAGGCGATGGTCCGGTGCACCCCGATCTGGTCGGCGAGCTGCTGGACGGTCAGTCCGGCCGGGGAATCCGCCACCAATTGCAGCGCGGTGATCCCCCTGGCCAGCGTCTGCGAGCCGGTACCCGAACCCGTCACAGCCTTGACATACCTCCACGCGAGAGCGAAGCTCTATTATATAACGCACGCTAGTGTGCGATATTCGCACACATGGTAAGTCTAAAACGAGAACCAGATTTCCACCAGTAGTAGGCAGAGAGGAACCGTGGCCGAGTTCGAGAGCATCTGGAGTGACCTGCAGGGGGTCGCGTTTGAGCAGGGCTATCTCAACGCCGGCGGAGTCCGGACCCGCTACTTGCGCGCCGGCGATCCCGGCAAGCCGGTGTTGATGCTGCTGCACGGATCCGGCGGCCACGCCGAGGCTTACGTGCGCAATCTGGGTGCGCACGCCGAACATTTCTGGACCTGGTCGATCGACATGCTGGGGCACGGGTACACCGACAAGCCGGGCCACCCGCTGGAGGTCAGCCATTACGTCGAGCACCTGATGGCCGTGTTGCGCACCATCGGTGTGAACCGCGCCTGCATCAGCGGCGAATCGCTCGGCGGCTGGGTGGCCGCCCGCACCGCGGTCGACCATCCGGATGTGGTTGAGCGACTTGTCCTCAACACCGCCGGCGGCTCCCAGGCCGATCCGGTGGTGATGAAACGGATCATCACGCTGTCCATGGCGGCCGCGGAGAATCCGACCTGGGAGACGGTGCAAGCCCGCATCAAATGGCTGATGGCCGACAAGTCCAAGGATTACGACGACCTGGTCGCCAGCCGCCAACGGGTGTACCGGCAACCGGGATTCGTCTCGGCCATGAGCGACATCATGGCGTTGCAGGACCCCGAGATTCGCGCGCGCAACATTCTCGGCCCGGCCGAATACGGGTCGATCGTCGCGCCGACACTGGTGCTGTGGACCAGTGACGACCCCACCGCCGACGTCACCGAGGGACGGCGGATGGCATCGATGATCCCGGGCGCGCGCTTCGAGGTGATGCCCGGTTGTGGTCACTGGCCGCAGTACGAGGACGCCAAGACCTTCAACCAGTTGCATCTCGACTTCCTGCTGGGACGCTGATGGCAACAGATGGGCACCAGAAACCAGATGTCGACGTCGTCATCGTCGGCGCGGGTCCGGTCGGCTTGACGCTGGCCAATATCCTTGGCGCCCAAGGTGTCCGCACGCTGCTGGTCGACGAGCGGGACACGCTCATCGACTACCCCCGCGGAGTCGGCCTGGACGACGAGTCGTTGCGCACCTTCCAGTCGATCGGGCTGGTCGATCGCGTCCTGCCGCACACGGTGCCGAACCAGATCCTGCGTTTCTTCGACGGCAAGCGCCGGGTGCTCGCCGAAATGGCGCCGCCCGACGCGCGTTTCGGTTGGCCGAAGCGCAACGGATTCGTCCAGCCGCTCGTCGACGCCGAACTGCTGGCCGGCCTGGACAGATTCGACTGTGTCGAGGTGCGCTGGAGCCGGCCGATGACGGCCTGCGCGGAAACCGCCGACGGGGTCACGGTCGAACTCGGCGGCGACGGCGAGAGCTCGACGGTGCGCGCCCGCTACGTCGTGGGCTGCGACGGCGGTCGCAGTATGACCCGCCGGGTGATGGGGGTGTCGTTCGACGGGACGACGTCGTCGACGCGGTGGCTGGTGGTCGACATCGCCAACGACCCGCTGGGTCACCCCAACAGTGAGGTGGGTGCCGACCCCGAACGTCCGTATGCGTCGATTTCGATCGCGCACGGAATTCGCCGCTTCGAGTTCATGATTCACGCCGACGAGACCGACGAGCAGGCCGAGGACCCGGCGTTCCTGCAGCAGATGCTGGCCCGCATGGTGCCGCAACCCGACCGGGTCGACGTGATCCGGCGCCGCGTGTACACCCACCATTCGCGAATCGCCGGGGCGTTCCGCAGCGGCCGGCTGTTGCTGGCCGGCGACGCCGCGCACCTGATGCCGGTGTGGCAGGGGCAGGGCTACAACAGCGGAATCCGGGACGCGGCGAACCTGGGCTGGAAACTGGCCGCGGTGGTCAACGGCCTGGCCGACGACAAATTGCTGGACACCTACGACATGGAACGACGCAAGCACGCGCGAGCCATGATCGACCTGTCCACGATGGTGGGCCGGGTCATCTCGCCGACCAACCGTCGCGTCGCCACCGCGCGCGACCTGCTGGTGCGGTCGGCGTCAATCGTGCCCACGCTCAAGCGTTATGTGCTCGAGATGCGCTTCAAGCCGATGCCGCGCTACGAGCATGGGGCCGTTGTGCATTCGGCGTCGCACCGCGGTGAATCGCCGGCCGGCACGCTGTTCATCCAGCCCCGGGTCGACACCCGGACTCGGCAAGACGTCCTGCTGGACGACGTGTTGGGCCCGTGGTTCGCGGTGCTGTGCTGGAACAACAACCCGCGCATGATTCTCGGAGACGAGGCGTTTGCGAAGTGGAAGGCATTGGGCGCCCGCTTTGTTGCGCTGCGGCCGCAGACTCAGCTGCACTGGACCGGGCACGACGACCCGGATGTCGTCGTCGTGGGCGATCGCACCGGAGGCCTCAAGGCCTGGTTCGACGTGCACCCCGAATCGGTGGTGTTCCTGCGTCCCGATCGGTGCATCGCGGGTGCCTGCATCGCCCAGCTCTCTCCCGAACTCAGCGCGTCGCTGCTCGATGCCCTCACGCTCATCCCGAAAGGGGGTGATGTCGACAGTGGCAATGGCTCTGTGCTGTATGTCCCACAGCCCGCTCCTGAATCTTCCGGGGCCGTCGCGGGACCTGCTTGAGGACGTCGAAGGCGCCATCGCGCAGGCTGCCGAATTCGTCCGCGATTACGATCCCGAGCTTGTCGTCATCTTTTCGCCGGACCACTACAACGGTTTCTTCTACAAGACGATGCCGTCGTTCTGTATCGGCTTGAACGCCACCGGGGTTGGCGATTACGGAACGCATGCCGGTCCGCTCGACGTCCCGACCGAGCTGGCCTCGCAGTGCGCCGAGGCCGTTCTCGACGCGGGCGTCGACGTGGCGGTATCGGCCAGCATGGACGTCGATCACGGCACCGTCCAGCCGCTGGAGAAGCTGTTCGGGGACGCGTTGTCGCGTTCGGTCATACCGATTTTCGTCAATGCGGTCGCGGTGCCGCTGGGACCGCTGCACCGGTGCCGCGCACTGGGCGCTGCCGTCGGCAACTATCTGGCCACCGTGGACAAGCGAGTCTTGGTGATCGGGTCCGGTGGACTCTCGCACAGTCCGCCGGTGCCGACGCTGGCGACCGCGCCCGAAGCGGTCCGGGAGCGCATCGTGCAGGGCCGGCCGATGACACCAGAGCAACGGCAAGCCAGGCAGGCCGCCGTCATCGAGGCGGCCAAGGCCTTCGCCGGCGGCGAGAGTGATCTGCAACCGCTGAATCCGGCGTGGGACCACCGCTTCCTGGAGATCATCGACGCCGGCCGGCTCGACGAGTTCAACCTCTGGTCGAACGCGTTCGTGCTTTACGAGGGTGGCAGCTCCGCGCACGAAGTCCGCACCTGGATAGCGGCTTTCGCCGCACTGGAGACCGCGGGCCGCTACGAGACGGCGCTGCGCTACTACAAGCCGGCCGAAGAGCTGATCGCCGGGTTCGCGATCAGGACGGCGATGCCGGCATGACGGATACGAACGGCTTCGATCACGTCGTCGACGTATTGATCGTCGGCTCCGGCGGTGGCGGCATGGCCGCCGCTCTGACCGCGCATGCCTGCGGCCTCGATGCGCTGGTGGTCGAAAAAGCTTCCTATTTCGGCGGTTCCACCGCGTTGTCCGGCGGCGGCATCTGGGTTCCCGGTGCGCCCGCACAACGGCGCGAGGGCTACTCCCCGGATCCCGAAGGCGTGGTCGAATACCTACTCAGGATCACCGAGGGCCTGGTCAGCGAGGCGCGCATCCGCCAGTACGTCGAGTCGGCGCCGAAAATGCTGGAGTTCCTCGAAGGGCTCTCCAGCTGGTTCGAATTCGTCTGGAAGCCCGGCTATGCCGACTACTACCCGGAGTTGCCCGGCGGCTCCGAACTCGGTAGCACCATCAACGTGCCGGCCATCGATCTGCGGAAGCTGGGTGCCGACGAGCAGCTGATGCTCAAGCCGCTGGCGCTTGCTCCCCGGGGAATCTGGCTGGGCCCCAAAGACCTTCGCACCTTCTACCGAATCAGGCAGTCGTGGGCCGGCAAGGGCGTGCTGCTCAAGCTGGTCTGGCGGATGTTCAAGGCGCGAGCCTTCAACGAGCGGATGGCCGCGATCGGCCAGTCGCTGGTGGCCCGGCTGCGGCTGGCCATGCGGGAGAACGGTATTCCGCTGTGGCTGGACGCGCCGATGATCGAGTTGCTCACCGACGCCGACGGATCGGTGAGCGGAGCGGTGCTCGAACGGGACGGCGCCAAGCAACGCATCGGTGCCCGCCGGGGCGTCATCCTGGCTTCCGGGGGCTTCGATCACGACCTCGCCTGGCGCAAGGAGCAGCTGCCCGTTGTAGACCAGGACTGGAGCTTCGGCAACCCCGTCGCGATGGGCGACGGCATCCGCGCCGGTGAAAAGGTGGGCGCGGCGACCGATCTGCTGGACGAGGCCTGGTGGTTCCCGGCCATCCAATGGCCGGACGGCCGAATGCAATTCATGCTCAACGAACGGATGATGCCGTCGCAGTTCATCGTCAACGGCGAGGGCAAGCGGTTCATCAACGAAGCGGCGCCGTACATGGACTTCGGCCACGCCATGATCGACGGCCAGAAATCCGGGGTACCCCACATCCCGTGCTGGTTGATCACCGACCATCGCTCGTGGAAGCGCTACGTCGTCGGCGGCCACCTGCCGCTACCGAAGATCCCCGGCGCTCCGGTACCCACCGGGCGCAAGATCCCGAAGGCCTGGCTGGAGTCCGGCGTCGTCAAGGCGGCGACCAGCTGGGACGAGATGGCGACCAAAATCGGTGTCCCGGCAGCCGAACTTCGCGCCACCGCAGCGCGTTTCAACGAACTCGCGTGCAGGGGTCACGACGACGATTTCAACCGAGGGGACAGCGTCTACGACAACTACTACGGCGATCCGACCCTGCCCAACCCCAATCTGTATCCGTTGGGCGACCCGCCCTACTACGCGTTCCGCATCGTGCTCGGCGACCTCGGGACCTCGGGTGGTCTGCTGACCGACGAATACGCCCGAGTGCTGCGGCCCGACGGCACCATCGTGTCCGGGCTGTACGCGGTGGGTAACACCTCCGCGCCGGTGATGGGCCGCAGCTATGCGGGCGCCGGGGCGACCATCGGCCCCGCCATGACCTTCGGCTTCGTCGCCGCGAAACACCTTGCCAGCCAGGCCTAGTCTCTTAAGGAGGTAACAATGAAAATTTCACTGTTCTACGAGTTCGCTCTACCCCGTCCGTGGGCGCCCGATGACGAACACATCATGATGCAGGACTGCCTGGACGAGGTGGAGGCCGCCGACAAGGCGGGGTTCTCGACCGTCTGGCTGACCGAGCACCACTTCCTCGAGGAGTACTGTCACTCCACCGCGCCGGAGATCTTCCTGGCCGCGGCGAGCCAGCGGACCAAGAACATCCGGCTCGGGTTCGGCATCATGCACATGCCGCCCGTGGTGAATCACCCCGCGCGGGTGGCCGAACGCATTGCCACCCTGGACCTGTTGTCCAACGGGCGCGTCGAGTTCGGCACCGGCGAATCCTCCTCCGTCGGTGAGCTGGGCGGATTCAACATCGATCCCGCCGACAAGCGCGCGCAGTGGGAAGAGGCGCTCGAGGTCTCGATCCGCTGCATGATCGAGGAACCGTTCTCCGGGTTCCAGGGCGAGCACGTCCAGATGCCGGCGCGCAACGTGGTGCCCAAGCCACTGCAGAAGCCACATCCCCCCGTCTGGGTCGCGTGCACCCGGCCGGCCAGCGTGCAGATGGCCGCCCAAAAGGCCATCGGGGCTTTGAGTTTCGCCTACACCGGACCCGGGCCGCTGACCGAGCGGGTCAACGGCTACTACAAGGAGTTCGAGGAGAACGGCGTGCCGGTCACGCCGCGGATCAACCCGAACATCCTGGCCATCGGCGGTGACCTGTCGATGATGGTCGCCAAGACCGACGAGCAGGCCTTGGAGCGACTCGGGCAGGGCGGCGGATTCTTCTCGTTCGGCATCATGCACTACTACATGACCGGCGTGCACACTCCCGGCCGGACCGGGGTTTGGAACCGCTACCTCGAAGAGGTCGAAAAGGATCCGACGCTGGCCTACGGGCCCGGCCGCGGCGCGATCGGGTCGCCGGCCACCGTACGCGAGTTCCTGCGCGGCTACGAAGAAAGCGGCGTCGACGAGATCATCCTGCTGCTCAATCCGCGCAGCCACGAGGGCACCATGGAGTCCATCGAGCTGATGGGCAAAGAGGTGCTGCCCGAGTTCATCGAGCGCGACAAGAAGGCGGTGGCCGAGAAGGCCAAACGGCTAGAACCGGTCATCGAGAAGGTCGAGGCGCGCCGGCCCAAGTCGACCGCACCGACATTCGACGAGAACTACTCCTTCGGCGGCCTGCCCACCGGCCGGGGCGGTAAGTTCACCGCCAGCGAGATCCCCGAGGCCATGGCGGAGATCAACGAGGGCCGTGTCCAAGCGGCACAGCGCGCAAAGGAGGAGCGCGGCAAGTGAATTCGGAAGGCCTTTGGTCTTAGGAAAAGCGTGGGAGCAATCGACGGGTTGTGGCGATACGACGGCCGCCGTGCGGTGGTCACCGGATGTGCGTCGGGCATCGGCGAACATGTGGTGCGCCAGCTCACCGAGCTCAGGGCGCAGGTCGTCGGGCTGGACAAAC
This genomic interval carries:
- a CDS encoding FAD-dependent oxidoreductase, whose product is MSWDSEVDVVVLGTGGAGLTAALSAVAAGASVAVFEKAPTVGGTTAVSGGVVWIPAHNRSPEGELTETDALRYLRAQSFGTMDDALVETFVRTGPRMLEFVEGHSALRFEIAAGFPDYRPELPGGQPKGGRSLSAGPFDLNQIGEWGNRITSFPADWSNVGIDAETRARLHVTVEEGSDLCVAGTALIAGLLKGLLDAGVTPRTNARAEELIAEDGEITGVRIALAGKRINVRARRGVVLGVGGFEWDPSLVQAFLRGPMHGAVSPPNNTGDGLRMAMAHGADLANMGEAWWVPIVQIPGDTIEGKQRSRSVRLERTRPRSIIVNQAGHRFVNEACDYNSMAGAFHYLDPRGGYVNDRGWMVFDSVHLQRYGFLGIAPGEPVPDWFCESADLNELGAKTGIDAEGLIRTIEQWNRHVAADADPDFGRGSSAYDGYWGDDSATTAAGKTLGPIDTAPYYAVPVCIGAMGTKGGPRTDHDGRVLHVSGEPIPGLFAAGNAMAGATGRAYGGAGGTIGPAMVFGYRAGYAAATGKSVDLR
- a CDS encoding IclR family transcriptional regulator; translated protein: MTGSGTGSQTLARGITALQLVADSPAGLTVQQLADQIGVHRTIAYRLLSTLAQFRLVAKGEDGRYRPAAGLAVLGASFDRNVRQLSLPTLRALADELGTTVSLLVAEGDQQVAVAVIVPSHVAYQLSFHEGSRYPLDRGAAGIALLASLPPRPGERDLVSRARERGWVTTYGEIEPNTYGLAVAVDRPAPSPPTCINLISHREDVVMRGREAVVKAAKQLSELLS
- a CDS encoding alpha/beta fold hydrolase, translated to MAEFESIWSDLQGVAFEQGYLNAGGVRTRYLRAGDPGKPVLMLLHGSGGHAEAYVRNLGAHAEHFWTWSIDMLGHGYTDKPGHPLEVSHYVEHLMAVLRTIGVNRACISGESLGGWVAARTAVDHPDVVERLVLNTAGGSQADPVVMKRIITLSMAAAENPTWETVQARIKWLMADKSKDYDDLVASRQRVYRQPGFVSAMSDIMALQDPEIRARNILGPAEYGSIVAPTLVLWTSDDPTADVTEGRRMASMIPGARFEVMPGCGHWPQYEDAKTFNQLHLDFLLGR
- a CDS encoding bifunctional 3-(3-hydroxy-phenyl)propionate/3-hydroxycinnamic acid hydroxylase, with product MATDGHQKPDVDVVIVGAGPVGLTLANILGAQGVRTLLVDERDTLIDYPRGVGLDDESLRTFQSIGLVDRVLPHTVPNQILRFFDGKRRVLAEMAPPDARFGWPKRNGFVQPLVDAELLAGLDRFDCVEVRWSRPMTACAETADGVTVELGGDGESSTVRARYVVGCDGGRSMTRRVMGVSFDGTTSSTRWLVVDIANDPLGHPNSEVGADPERPYASISIAHGIRRFEFMIHADETDEQAEDPAFLQQMLARMVPQPDRVDVIRRRVYTHHSRIAGAFRSGRLLLAGDAAHLMPVWQGQGYNSGIRDAANLGWKLAAVVNGLADDKLLDTYDMERRKHARAMIDLSTMVGRVISPTNRRVATARDLLVRSASIVPTLKRYVLEMRFKPMPRYEHGAVVHSASHRGESPAGTLFIQPRVDTRTRQDVLLDDVLGPWFAVLCWNNNPRMILGDEAFAKWKALGARFVALRPQTQLHWTGHDDPDVVVVGDRTGGLKAWFDVHPESVVFLRPDRCIAGACIAQLSPELSASLLDALTLIPKGGDVDSGNGSVLYVPQPAPESSGAVAGPA
- a CDS encoding 3-carboxyethylcatechol 2,3-dioxygenase, whose protein sequence is MSHSPLLNLPGPSRDLLEDVEGAIAQAAEFVRDYDPELVVIFSPDHYNGFFYKTMPSFCIGLNATGVGDYGTHAGPLDVPTELASQCAEAVLDAGVDVAVSASMDVDHGTVQPLEKLFGDALSRSVIPIFVNAVAVPLGPLHRCRALGAAVGNYLATVDKRVLVIGSGGLSHSPPVPTLATAPEAVRERIVQGRPMTPEQRQARQAAVIEAAKAFAGGESDLQPLNPAWDHRFLEIIDAGRLDEFNLWSNAFVLYEGGSSAHEVRTWIAAFAALETAGRYETALRYYKPAEELIAGFAIRTAMPA
- a CDS encoding FAD-binding protein, with the translated sequence MTDTNGFDHVVDVLIVGSGGGGMAAALTAHACGLDALVVEKASYFGGSTALSGGGIWVPGAPAQRREGYSPDPEGVVEYLLRITEGLVSEARIRQYVESAPKMLEFLEGLSSWFEFVWKPGYADYYPELPGGSELGSTINVPAIDLRKLGADEQLMLKPLALAPRGIWLGPKDLRTFYRIRQSWAGKGVLLKLVWRMFKARAFNERMAAIGQSLVARLRLAMRENGIPLWLDAPMIELLTDADGSVSGAVLERDGAKQRIGARRGVILASGGFDHDLAWRKEQLPVVDQDWSFGNPVAMGDGIRAGEKVGAATDLLDEAWWFPAIQWPDGRMQFMLNERMMPSQFIVNGEGKRFINEAAPYMDFGHAMIDGQKSGVPHIPCWLITDHRSWKRYVVGGHLPLPKIPGAPVPTGRKIPKAWLESGVVKAATSWDEMATKIGVPAAELRATAARFNELACRGHDDDFNRGDSVYDNYYGDPTLPNPNLYPLGDPPYYAFRIVLGDLGTSGGLLTDEYARVLRPDGTIVSGLYAVGNTSAPVMGRSYAGAGATIGPAMTFGFVAAKHLASQA
- a CDS encoding LLM class flavin-dependent oxidoreductase; this translates as MKISLFYEFALPRPWAPDDEHIMMQDCLDEVEAADKAGFSTVWLTEHHFLEEYCHSTAPEIFLAAASQRTKNIRLGFGIMHMPPVVNHPARVAERIATLDLLSNGRVEFGTGESSSVGELGGFNIDPADKRAQWEEALEVSIRCMIEEPFSGFQGEHVQMPARNVVPKPLQKPHPPVWVACTRPASVQMAAQKAIGALSFAYTGPGPLTERVNGYYKEFEENGVPVTPRINPNILAIGGDLSMMVAKTDEQALERLGQGGGFFSFGIMHYYMTGVHTPGRTGVWNRYLEEVEKDPTLAYGPGRGAIGSPATVREFLRGYEESGVDEIILLLNPRSHEGTMESIELMGKEVLPEFIERDKKAVAEKAKRLEPVIEKVEARRPKSTAPTFDENYSFGGLPTGRGGKFTASEIPEAMAEINEGRVQAAQRAKEERGK